A genomic window from Emys orbicularis isolate rEmyOrb1 chromosome 8, rEmyOrb1.hap1, whole genome shotgun sequence includes:
- the GPR52 gene encoding G-protein coupled receptor 52, which produces MLGRSLAHRSSDCSVPESQTMNHSRWTEWRTLNMSSSIVNVSEHLSCPLGFGHYNAVDICILETVIIVLLTFLIIAGNLTVIFVFHCAPLLHHYTTSYFIQTMAYADLFVGVSCLVPTLSLLHYSTGVHESLTCQVFGYIISVLKSVSMACLACISVDRYLAITKPLSYNQLVTPCRLRICIILIWIYSCMIFLPSFFGWGKPGYHGDIFEWCAISWLTNAYFTGFIVCLLYAPAALVICFTYFHIFKICRQHTKEINDRRARFPSHEVDAAGETGHSPDRRYAMVLFRITSVFYMLWLPYIIYFLLESSRVLDNPALSFLTTWLAISNSFCNCVIYSLSNSVFRLGLRRLSETICSSCMCLKDKDVRDPKPRKRANSCSI; this is translated from the coding sequence ATGTTGGGCAGGTCACTTGCTCACCGTAGCTCCGATTGCAGTGTTCCCGAATCCCAAACCATGAACCACTCCAGATGGACTGAATGGAGGACTCTGAACATGAGCAGTAGCATTGTGAATGTGTCTGAGCATCTCTCTTGTCCGCTAGGATTTGGCCACTACAATGCAGTCGACATCTGCATCCTTGAGACAGTCATTATTGTTTTGCTAACATTTTTAATTATTGCTGGTAATTTAACTGTAATATTTGTCTTTCACTGTGCTCCGCTCTTACATCATTATACCACCAGCTATTTTATTCAGACCATGGCCTATGCTGATCTTTTTGTTGGAGTTAGCTGCCTGGTTCCTACATTATCATTGCTTCACTACTCTACGGGTGTCCATGAGTCCTTGACTTGTCAGGTTTTTGGATATATCATCTCTGTGCTGAAGAGTGTCTCCATGGCATGTCTTGCTTGCATCAGTGTTGACCGCTATCTTGCTATTACAAAACCTCTCTCCTATAATCAACTGGTCACGCCTTGTCGCTTGAGAATCTGTATCATTTTGATCTGGATATACTCTTGTATGATCTTCTTGCCTTCCTTTTTTGGTTGGGGGAAACCTGGTTACCATGGTGATATTTTTGAATGGTGTGCTATCTCCTGGCTCACCAATGCTTATTTTACTGGCTTTATTGTGTGCTTACTGTATGCTCCAGCTGCTTTGGTAATCTGCTTCACATATTTCCACATCTTCAAAATTTGCCGGCAGCACACCAAAGAGATAAATGACCGGAGAGCTCGTTTTCCTAGCCATGAAGTGGATGCTGCTGGAGAGACTGGGCACAGCCCTGACCGCCGCTATGCCATGGTTTTATTTCGGATAACCAGTGTGTTTTACATGCTTTGGCTCCCCTATATCATATACTTTCTGCTGGAGAGCTCTAGGGTGCTGGATAATCCAGCACTTTCCTTCTTAACAACATGGCTTGCTATAAGCAATAGTTTCTGCAACTGTGTGATATATAGCCTCTCCAACAGTGTTTTCAGGCTGGGACTCCGGAGACTGTCAGAGACAATATGTTCATCTTGTATGTGTTTAAAAGACAAGGATGTACGGGACCCCAAACCTAGAAAACGGGCTAATTCCTGCTCCATTTAA